From the genome of Candidozyma auris chromosome 2, complete sequence, one region includes:
- the ATG1 gene encoding serine/threonine protein kinase ATG1 — MSEKIGKYTIGSEIGKGSFATVYKCTDEETHEAVAIKSVVRRKLKSKKLIENLEVEISILKSMKHPHIVGLLDYHQTTTHFHLVMDYCSMGDLSYFIRRRDQLVKTHPVVSQLLQCYPSPEGSHGLNETLVIHFLKQLASALEFLRSKSLVHRDIKPQNLLLCPPAHSKEQFEAEHFVGLWDLPILKIADFGFARFLPNTSMAETLCGSPLYMAPEILRYEKYNAKADLWSVGAVFYEMTVGKPPFRAANHIELLKTIERTHDRIKFPSSAQVPESLRKLIRSLLKYNPMERVSFNEFFNHPLIVNELEGNSRPLDTSEMDTNLFISEYISPINPSDRAKFVTPITPMTSKKHSSKGERNEPRPSPTSEGRSPSSSRMVTRDNPRALIASRRSNSRDEQIKSIINSNSPDSTALSHSIQPKYKEFKQGHRLNNDVILEKDYVVVEKRAVEVNAIADELAKVGVSGTTSHHQQTQQGQGPDRTLVPVRRPSQRSANSSGRRPSFGDRRIPISISPTNALGKAISLASNRLFGNNAQTAEVGDDGSQTGELKSFSTIVSSPDFANNLLLKKVKLPVSNTLLAATPAEREKQDAFSYDEKVLHQLESIATKSHAISLFADVKFSQLIPSPPSTDEYDDEIMQHNDLLPPKMIKAISEEGVVLYVKTLSLLAKGMGLASEWWMTHYDKNEHTGEQQLVRSLDLQVTSQINELVQWIRDQFNECLEKAEFIKLRLEEANESIRKDEDVTATSNFTEQMSVGGATATTISGDANSETVQVVAEKLIFDRALEISRNAAVNELVKEDLKGCELAYSTAIWMLEALLDEESSEVEKLDDEDRAMVEKFVVSIGNRLSVLKKKLEIN, encoded by the coding sequence ATGTCagagaagattggcaaGTATACGATCGGCTCTGAGATCGGCAAAGGGTCGTTTGCCACAGTCTACAAGTGTACTGATGAAGAGACTCACGAGGCTGTGGCGATTAAGCTGGTTGTCCGTCGAAAGCTCAAGtccaaaaagctcattgagAACTTGGAGGTGGAGATTCTGATTCTCAAGTCGATGAAGCATCCCCATATCGTGGGACTTCTCGACTACCACCAGACAACTACTCATTTCCATTTGGTGATGGACTATTGCTCCATGGGTGACTTGTCCTACTTCATACGGCGCCGAGATCAACTTGTGAAGACCCACCCAGTAGTTTCCCAACTTCTCCAGTGCTACCCATCCCCAGAGGGCTCTCACGGATTGAACGAGACCCTTGTTATacattttttgaaacagCTTGCCTCAGCTCTCGAGTTCTTGAGGTCCAAGTCTCTCGTTCATAGAGATATCAAGCCGCAGAATTTGCTTCTTTGCCCTCCTGCTCATTCCAAAGAACAATTTGAAGCAGAGCATTTTGTGGGCCTTTGGGATCTTCCTATTCTCAAGATTGCTGACTTTGGCTTCGCCAGATTCTTGCCCAATACATCAATGGCAGAGACTTTGTGTGGGTCCCCTCTCTACATGGCGCCGGAGATTCTTCGTTATGAAAAATATAATGCCAAGGCAGACTTGTGGTCGGTTGGGGCGGTATTCTATGAAATGACTGTCGGTAAGCCGCCCTTTCGTGCAGCAAATCATATCGAGTTGTTGAAAACTATCGAAAGAACTCACGATCGTATCAAGTTTCCTTCCTCTGCTCAGGTGCCTGAGTCACTCCGGAAGTTGATCAGATCACTTTTGAAGTATAACCCCATGGAGCGTGTCTCGTTTAACGAGTTTTTCAACCATCCACTCATCGTCAACGAGCTAGAGGGGAATAGCAGGCCTCTAGATACTTCCGAGATGGATACCAACTTGTTCATCAGCGAGTATATATCGCCAATTAACCCCTCTGATAGGGCCAAGTTCGTCACACCAATAACTCCCATGACTAGTAAGAAGCATTCTTCAAAGGGAGAAAGAAACGAGCCCCGTCCCTCACCAACTTCTGAAGGACGGtcaccatcttcttcccGGATGGTCACTAGAGACAACCCTCGTGCGTTGATAGCATCACGTCGTTCAAACTCACGCGATGAACAAATCAAGCTGATCATCAATCTGAATAGTCCTGATTCGACTGCACTTTCTCATTCGATTCAACCAAAGTATAAAGAGTTCAAGCAGGGTCATCGTCTCAATAATGAtgtgattttggagaaagacTACGTTGTCGTGGAGAAGCGTGCCGTTGAAGTAAATGCTATTGCTGATGAATTAGCAAAAGTGGGAGTAAGCGGTACGACTTCACACCATCAGCAAACGCAGCAAGGTCAAGGACCTGATCGCACTCTCGTACCGGTGAGAAGACCATCCCAAAGATCGGCGAATTCTTCGGGAAGGAGACCGAGCTTTGGTGATAGGAGGATTCCTATATCCATCTCACCAACCAATGCGTTAGGAAAAGCTATTAGTCTTGCTTCCAATCGTTTATTCGGCAATAATGCACAGACTGCGGAGGTCGGAGATGACGGTTCGCAGACAGGCGAACTCAAATCATTTTCTACAATTGTTTCAAGCCCTGACTTTGCCAATAATTTGCTATTGAAAAAAGTTAAGCTTCCAGTATCAAATACTCTTTTGGCAGCCACCCCAGCCgagagagaaaagcaaGATGCATTCTCGTACGACGAAAAGGTGCTTCATCAGTTGGAATCAATTGCGACGAAGTCTCATGCAATTAGCTTATTTGCAGATGTCAAATTTAGCCAACTCATTCCATCTCCTCCATCAACCGACGAgtatgatgatgaaatcatgCAACATAATGACCTACTCCCACCGAAGATGATCAAAGCAATAAGCGAAGAAGGGGTTGTGTTGTACGTGAAAACTTTGTCATTGCTCGCCAAGGGTATGGGACTCGCAAGTGAATGGTGGATGACTCACTATGACAAAAACGAACATACCGGAGAGCAGCAACTTGTTCGCTCTTTGGATCTTCAAGTAACCTCTCAAATCAACGAATTGGTTCAATGGATAAGAGATCAATTCAATGAATGCCTAGAGAAAGCCGAGTTTATTAAGCTAAGGCTagaagaagccaatgaAAGTATAAGGAAGGACGAAGATGTCACAGCGACATCAAATTTCACTGAGCAAATGAGTGTTGGAGGAGCTACAGCAACCACGATTAGCGGTGATGCAAACAGCGAGACTGTTCAGGTTGTTGCAGAAAAGCTTATTTTCGACCGTGCATTAGAGATCTCGAGAAATGCGGCAGTCAACGAATTGGTTAaggaagatttgaaaggtTGCGAGCTTGCTTATAGCACTGCGATATGGAtgcttgaagctcttttggaTGAGGAATCATCAGAGGTCGAGAAGTTAGACGATGAGGACAGAGCTATGGTGGAGAAATTTGTTGTCAGCATTGGCAACAGATTATCAGTCttaaaaaagaaactcgAGATAAATTGA
- a CDS encoding serine/threonine protein kinase: MPPDTLKVRSKAAHPTTEVSISSNITPTLSASEEGSTPSSQRQSHSKQSTSMGMGMGTGTGTGSKNMETDEKPLRQNLIGKVANLLNRSISRSRENSVSSMASASSLPHIGSHSGLDPVQTSISEIPSPVRPRSRLVKETNHVSLEYDPITRRKVLNTYEIRGEIGRGEHGKVKLARDLTSGDLVAIKIVNRKNKKERHLLSHRGSIAAPNHPYSNYETKIRREIAIMKRCDHKYIVNLKEVLDDRRSHKIYLVLEYLEKGEIKWKRSTPIEHPKPLDASEDSNIPCCESNSARHPPDAASLDYNELLTDIYSPNLTFKQSRKVFRDVLLGLEYLHLQGIIHRDIKPANLLVGSDNTVKISDFGVSFASYLGNTGEGFSMTEAELAKTVGTPAFFAPELCRTSISASNSTIKMDALEPSTSNSDGGTETPRITHKIDIWALGVTLYCLLFGKVPFNADSEFALFDVIVNQDVKFPENRHAFNSPQEVSEEEFELAKDLLKKLLDKNSETRISIRGIKEHPFVLMDLEDDLDKLNEFFFINSPDTFAPFDSLSKSQEIGKDELDDAVIGVGARIRGGILQAIKTKDPDALRKAALKMDSTSSSDESTNLASGSHANSFALNYSANPSLILSEAVQTPPMASSKLHTFDSNSNPRSSITTGQQTPESSQLSRQNTGSRASVVLSRNNLLFQDVLETNSSSSSRKGSVNGMSEAPQIETKRNVGGDLYLKNQSVIDTFKGIQQLDQKRRKSSAFLQQISTPSSPRPSRTESVNGTEYKHPLSQPQAIPSSSDSSVQSKIKVGPISIDKRRASSVISLPLTESFASLDSFNDEYLTHKYNEFRKKKQAGALPEPGIINSDPALGENSEAFKSINEKFRNFNLGSSMSGAKNSNGAKFNEGVAPRSRLSSYSTESRSSASQSYSSCSGSGSGSDSESDEEAGNLTLKFSSKVAPRGRPPFLSLNNRAQSHDSNLPDLIHHPNNNVYDVPVVFQDDLLEFEDVPENLMGNVSKVANTDMTPSISLLSQGSTSTLTNDNAEQHQILQIPPKQSVQHSPLRNQIKIDTSSNSNSREDLQEKVNMAISNVPKTPLRTGYFRNHYKKEPVNSPFPKSKHLDTDKESFVKRKMREGTELKRPVYQRSNSITLGLLQHTRPDPTSEEPL, translated from the coding sequence ATGCCGCCGGATACGCTCAAAGTAAGAAGCAAGGCGGCCCACCCAACTACAGAGGTGTCGATATCGAGCAATATCACGCCTACGCTTCTGGCGTCGGAGGAGGGGTCGACCCCATCAAGTCAGAGACAACTGCATCTGAAACAAAGCACAAGCATGGGCATGGGCATGGGCACGGGCACGGGCACAGGCTCAAAAAACATGGAGACTGACGAGAAACCGCTTCGTCAAAATCTTATAGGCAAAGTGGCTAATTTGCTAAATCGTTCGATCTCAAGATCCAGAGAGAACTCGGTGTCGTCGATGGCCTCGGCAAGCTCTTTGCCTCATATCGGCAGCCATTCAGGGTTGGATCCTGTGCAAACACTGATACTGGAAATTCCCTCCCCAGTAAGGCCTCGTCTGCGGTTGGTGAAGGAAACGAACCACGTTTCGTTGGAGTATGACCCGATAACCCGCAGAAAAGTGCTTAATACTTATGAAATCAGGGGCGAAATCGGACGTGGCGAACATGGAAAGGTGAAGTTGGCTCGAGATTTGACCTCTGGTGATCTTGTCGCCATCAAGATTGTCAACAGAAAGAATAAGAAGGAGCGCCATTTATTAAGCCACAGAGGCTCCATTGCTGCTCCTAATCATCCATACAGCAACTACGAAACGAAAATTCGCCGAGAAATTGCCATTATGAAAAGGTGTGACCACAAGTATATTGTCAACCTCAAAGAAGTTCTCGACGACCGAAGGTCCCACAAGATATACTTGGTCCTCGAATACTTGGAGAAAGGGGAAATCAAGTGGAAGCGTCTGACTCCTATTGAGCATCCCAAGCCGCTTGATGCATCAGAAGACTCCAACATCCCATGTTGTGAATCGAACAGCGCCCGTCATCCACCAGATGCGGCTTCTTTGGACTATAATGAGTTGCTCACGGACATCTACTCACCCAACTTAACATTCAAGCAATCCAGAAAGGTTTTCAGGGACGTCCTTCTAGGGCTCGAGTACCTTCACTTGCAAGGTATAATTCACAGAGATATCAAACCTGCCAATCTCCTTGTTGGAAGCGACAACACCGTCAAGATCAGCGACTTTGGTGTTTCGTTTGCATCCTACTTGGGCAATACCGGTGAAGGTTTTAGCATGACAGAAGCGGAACTCGCCAAGACTGTCGGAACACCAGCTTTTTTTGCTCCTGAGCTTTGTCGTACTTCCATCTCTGCAAGCAATAGTACTATAAAGATGGATGCTTTGGAGCCACTGACATCAAACTCCGATGGCGGAACCGAAACCCCTCGTATCACGCACAAAATTGACATATGGGCATTGGGTGTTACTCTTTACTGCCTCCTATTCGGCAAGGTGCCCTTCAACGCTGACCTGGAGTTTGCATTATTTGATGTCATCGTTAATCAAGATGTGAAATTTCCTGAGAACAGACATGCGTTCAATTCGCCACAAGAGGTtagtgaagaagagttcGAGCTTGCTAAGGActtgctcaaaaagctATTGGACAAAAATAGTGAAACAAGAATCTCTATACGTGGAATCAAGGAGCATCCATTTGTTTTGATGGATTTAGAGGATGACCTTGATAAGCTCAATGAgttctttttcatcaactctcCGGATACTTTTGCACCATTCGACTCGTTGAGTAAAAGTCAAGAGATCGGTAAAGATGAGCTCGACGATGCCGTCATTGGCGTGGGAGCTCGCATTCGTGGAGGCATTCTTCAGGCTATAAAGACAAAGGATCCGGACGCTCTTCGCAAAGCCGCATTAAAGATGGATTCGACATCTTCAAGTGACGAGTCCACCAACTTGGCGTCTGGATCACACGCCAATTCATTTGCGTTGAACTACTCCGCCAACCCTTCCCTTATATTGCTGGAAGCTGTCCAAACACCGCCCATGGCAAGTTCGAAGTTACACACTTTTGATTCCAATTCAAACCCCAGATCTTCGATCACTACAGGTCAGCAAACTCCCGAATCATCTCAGCTTTCACGTCAGAATACAGGTAGCCGTGCATCTGTTGTTCTCAGTCGCAACAACCTACTCTTTCAAGACGTACTTGAAACGAACAGCTCGTCTTCAAGCAGAAAAGGTAGTGTCAATGGTATGCTGGAGGCACCACAGATcgaaacaaaaagaaatgttGGAGGCGATCTTTATTTAAAGAACCAGTCAGTGATAGATACCTTCAAAGGAATCCAACAACTCGatcagaagagaagaaagtccAGTGCATTTTTACAGCAGATAAGCACACCTTCAAGTCCACGACCTAGCAGAACAGAATCTGTCAATGGCACTGAATATAAGCATCCGCTTTCTCAACCTCAAGCCATtccatcttcatcagacTCTTCGGTTCaaagcaaaatcaaagttGGTCCCATAAGTATTGATAAGCGACGTGCTTCCTCAGTCATCTCCTTACCTTTGACTGAGAGCTTTGCGTCTCTAGATAGCTTCAATGACGAATATTTGACTCATAAATATAATGAgttcagaaagaagaaacaggcTGGGGCTTTGCCGGAGCCAGGAATAATCAATTCCGATCCAGCATTGGGTGAAAATTCTGAGGCGTTCAAGTCTATCAATGAAAAGTTTAGAAACTTTAATTTGGGCTCGCTGATGTCTGGTGCCAAAAACTCAAACGGCGCGAAGTTTAATGAGGGTGTTGCCCCAAGATCGAGGCTCCTGTCTTATTCAACAGAGTCGAGGTCACTGGCATCACAATCTTACAGCAGCTGTAGCGGAAGTGGTAGCGGAAGTGACAGTGAaagcgatgaagaagccgGGAACTTGACAttgaaattttcatctAAAGTGGCACCTCGGGGCCGCCCACCCTTCTTATCGCTCAATAACAGAGCTCAATCGCACGACTCAAACTTGCCTGACCTAATACATCATCCAAATAATAATGTCTACGATGTTCCAGTGGTTTTTCAAGACGACCTACTCGAATTCGAGGACGTTCCAGAGAACTTGATGGGTAACGTTCTGAAGGTCGCAAATACAGACATGACCCCGTCGATCTCGCTCCTTTCGCAGGGTTCCACGTCCACGCTCACTAACGATAATGCTGAACAGcatcaaatccttcaaattcCTCCAAAGCAGTCAGTGCAGCATTCGCCTTTGCGTAATCAAATCAAGATTGACACTCTGCTGAACAGTAATTCACGGGAGGACTTACAAGAAAAAGTGAATATGGCTATCTCGAATGTCCCCAAAACACCTTTGAGAACGGGTTACTTCAGAAATCATtacaaaaaagaacctGTAAACTCACCTTTCCCGAAATCAAAGCATCTTGATACTGATAAGGAGAGTTTTGTGAAGCGGAAAATGAGAGAAGGCACAGAACTTAAAAGGCCCGTCTATCAACGATCTAACTCCATTACTTTGGGGTTACTTCAACATACCAGGCCTGATCCTACTAGTGAGGAACCCTTATGA